One Fusobacterium ulcerans DNA segment encodes these proteins:
- a CDS encoding acetyl-CoA carboxylase carboxyltransferase subunit alpha yields MEFEFEKEIIEIEKKIEELQKFSEEKGIDLSGEIEKFKTARNEKLKTIYKNLSSWDKVFVARHPERPYTLDYIENMTTDFLELHGDRLFKDDPAIVGGFCKIDGKKVLIVGHQKGRTTDEKIYRNFGMANPEGYRKALRLFKMAERFSIPILTFIDTPGAYPGLEAEEHGQGEAIARNLMEMSGLKVPVISVVIGEGGSGGALGLGVSDKIFMLENSVYSVISPEGCAAILYKDASRAEEAAESLKISAQSLFKLGVIDGIIEEPLGGAHRDHKCIALNLKNIILSSFSELEKISVEELVENRYNKFRKMGSFIGTEI; encoded by the coding sequence ATGGAATTTGAATTTGAAAAAGAAATAATTGAAATTGAGAAAAAAATAGAGGAATTACAAAAATTTTCCGAAGAAAAAGGTATAGATTTATCTGGAGAGATAGAAAAATTTAAAACAGCTAGAAATGAAAAATTAAAGACAATATATAAAAATCTAAGTTCATGGGATAAGGTCTTTGTAGCAAGACATCCTGAAAGACCATATACATTAGATTATATTGAAAATATGACTACAGATTTTCTTGAACTTCATGGAGACAGATTATTTAAAGATGATCCTGCTATAGTTGGAGGATTCTGTAAAATTGATGGAAAAAAAGTACTGATAGTTGGACATCAAAAAGGAAGAACAACTGATGAAAAAATATACAGAAATTTTGGAATGGCTAATCCAGAAGGCTATAGAAAGGCGTTAAGACTTTTTAAAATGGCTGAAAGATTCTCGATTCCTATTCTTACGTTTATAGATACTCCAGGAGCATATCCAGGATTGGAAGCTGAAGAACATGGACAGGGAGAAGCCATTGCCAGAAATCTTATGGAGATGAGTGGACTTAAAGTTCCTGTTATTTCTGTAGTTATTGGAGAAGGTGGAAGTGGGGGAGCTCTTGGACTTGGAGTTTCTGACAAAATATTCATGCTAGAAAACTCTGTATACTCAGTTATTTCTCCAGAAGGATGTGCAGCAATATTATATAAAGATGCTTCAAGAGCTGAAGAAGCAGCAGAGAGTTTAAAAATATCTGCCCAAAGCTTATTCAAACTTGGAGTTATTGATGGTATCATAGAAGAACCTTTAGGAGGAGCTCACAGAGATCATAAATGTATAGCTCTTAACCTAAAAAATATCATTTTATCATCATTTTCTGAATTAGAAAAAATATCAGTGGAAGAACTAGTAGAAAATAGATATAATAAGTTTAGAAAGATGGGTTCTTTTATTGGGACTGAGATTTAA
- the accD gene encoding acetyl-CoA carboxylase, carboxyltransferase subunit beta has translation MGFFSLNKKNFSLNKSRKKYVTLTVESTEDQVEQKDTKHIDNKSTGLWVKCPHCQEILYKVDIEGNLKKCSHCDYYFEMTARERISLLIDEGTFKEEDSDLESVNPLNFPGYEEKNRKARNECDMREGAISGTGDLSGIRVSIAAMDFKFMGGSMGSVVGEKITRAMERGLKERIPVIVVATSGGARMHEGILSLMQMAKTSAAAEKLRMAGVPFIAVPVNPTTGGVTASFAMLGDIIVSEPKAMIGFAGKRVIEQTIKQKLPDEFQTSEFLQKSGMVDVITKREDMKNTLHTILSNLI, from the coding sequence AAGAATTTTTCATTAAATAAAAGCAGAAAAAAATATGTAACTTTAACAGTAGAAAGTACAGAAGATCAAGTAGAACAGAAGGATACAAAGCATATAGATAACAAGTCAACAGGTTTGTGGGTAAAATGCCCTCATTGTCAGGAAATATTATATAAAGTTGACATAGAAGGAAATTTGAAAAAATGCAGTCATTGTGATTATTATTTTGAGATGACAGCAAGAGAAAGAATATCTCTATTAATAGATGAAGGAACTTTCAAAGAGGAAGATTCAGATCTTGAATCTGTAAATCCTCTTAATTTCCCAGGATATGAGGAAAAAAATAGAAAAGCCAGAAATGAATGTGATATGAGAGAAGGAGCTATATCTGGAACTGGGGATCTTTCTGGAATAAGAGTAAGTATTGCAGCTATGGATTTTAAATTCATGGGTGGAAGTATGGGTTCTGTAGTTGGAGAAAAAATTACAAGAGCTATGGAAAGAGGACTAAAAGAAAGAATTCCTGTAATTGTTGTTGCTACATCTGGTGGAGCAAGAATGCATGAAGGAATATTATCTTTAATGCAGATGGCAAAAACTTCTGCTGCTGCTGAAAAATTGAGAATGGCTGGAGTACCTTTTATAGCTGTTCCTGTAAACCCTACTACTGGGGGAGTAACAGCTTCTTTTGCTATGCTTGGAGATATAATAGTAAGTGAACCTAAAGCTATGATCGGATTTGCAGGAAAAAGAGTTATAGAACAAACTATCAAACAAAAACTTCCTGATGAGTTTCAAACAAGTGAATTTTTACAAAAAAGCGGAATGGTTGATGTAATAACTAAGAGGGAAGACATGAAAAATACATTACATACTATTCTAAGTAATTTAATATAA